From Polynucleobacter difficilis, a single genomic window includes:
- a CDS encoding UDP-glucuronic acid decarboxylase family protein produces the protein MIKNPASINTISAKKILITGGAGFVGSHLTEKLLSIGNEVLVVDNFFTGSKQNIAHLLDNPRLEVMRHDVTFPLYVEVNQIYNLACPASPVHYQYDPVQTTKTSVHGAINMLGLAKRTRARILQASTSEVYGDPEVHPQPESYWGKVNPIGIRSCYDEGKRCAETLFFDYHRQHELDIKVVRIFNTYGPRMHPNDGRVVSNFIVQALQGKDITIYGDGQQTRSFCYVDDLIDAMVKMMNSEAGFTGPVNTGNPGEFTMLQLAETILRLSNSKSKLVFAPLPSDDPKQRQPDIALAKAKLGWEPKVNLEDGLKETIAYFKALLANT, from the coding sequence ATGATTAAGAACCCTGCCTCAATCAATACCATCAGTGCTAAAAAAATCCTCATTACCGGTGGCGCTGGTTTCGTGGGCTCGCACCTAACTGAAAAGCTCTTGTCTATAGGCAATGAAGTGCTGGTCGTGGATAACTTTTTTACCGGCAGCAAACAGAACATTGCACACCTATTGGATAACCCCCGTCTGGAGGTGATGCGCCACGATGTGACCTTTCCGCTGTATGTAGAGGTAAATCAGATTTATAACTTAGCCTGCCCGGCTTCGCCTGTGCACTACCAATACGATCCGGTACAAACCACCAAAACCAGCGTGCATGGCGCGATTAATATGCTGGGCCTAGCCAAGCGGACGCGGGCCCGTATTCTGCAGGCCTCGACCAGTGAAGTCTATGGTGACCCGGAAGTGCACCCCCAGCCTGAGTCCTACTGGGGCAAGGTCAATCCCATTGGTATTCGCTCGTGCTACGACGAAGGCAAGCGTTGCGCCGAGACCCTCTTTTTTGATTACCACCGCCAGCACGAGCTCGACATTAAAGTGGTGCGCATCTTTAATACCTATGGTCCACGCATGCACCCCAATGATGGCAGGGTGGTGAGTAACTTTATTGTGCAAGCCCTGCAAGGCAAAGACATCACCATTTATGGCGATGGTCAGCAAACCCGCAGCTTTTGTTATGTCGATGACCTAATCGATGCCATGGTCAAAATGATGAACTCCGAAGCCGGGTTTACTGGTCCAGTGAATACCGGCAACCCAGGTGAGTTCACTATGTTGCAACTGGCTGAAACGATTCTGCGTTTATCTAATAGCAAATCCAAACTCGTCTTTGCGCCACTGCCATCCGATGACCCGAAGCAGCGTCAACCCGACATCGCCTTAGCAAAAGCCAAGCTTGGCTGGGAGCCGAAGGTTAATCTGGAGGATGGCCTAAAAGAAACAATTGCCTACTTTAAAGCCCTTTTGGCGAATACTTAA
- the trmB gene encoding tRNA (guanosine(46)-N7)-methyltransferase TrmB yields METKSTQVGQTAFVGQADRTDRIRSFVLRAGRLTAGQQRALDDLGPQFLVPFEKQPFCWETTFSHTNSGDTSGPRPRILEIGFGMGETTAAIAQLRPQDDFLAIEVHLPGVGALLKRIGELDLTNLRLIRHDAVEVLEHMIAENSLDGIHIYFADPWHKKRHHKRRLIQQQFVELLASRIKPGGYLHLATDWHNYAEQMLLVLNREASLQNTSTACIRIETFTRADVVDSGADGPGESKNEFTPTLKDLEGDHPGYAERPSYRPITKFENRGIRLGHGVWDLVYRKR; encoded by the coding sequence GTGGAAACTAAATCAACGCAAGTCGGCCAGACTGCCTTTGTAGGGCAAGCGGATCGCACGGATCGCATTCGGTCGTTTGTGCTGCGCGCAGGGCGCTTAACCGCTGGTCAGCAGCGCGCGCTCGATGACTTAGGCCCTCAGTTTTTAGTTCCCTTTGAGAAGCAGCCATTCTGCTGGGAGACTACATTTAGTCATACGAATTCTGGCGATACAAGTGGGCCTCGCCCCCGCATTTTGGAGATTGGTTTTGGCATGGGCGAAACCACGGCTGCCATTGCGCAGCTACGCCCGCAGGATGATTTTTTAGCGATCGAAGTGCATTTGCCGGGAGTGGGCGCATTACTCAAGCGTATTGGTGAACTAGACCTCACCAATTTGCGCTTAATTCGGCACGATGCGGTCGAAGTGCTGGAGCACATGATTGCTGAAAATTCCTTGGACGGAATCCACATTTACTTTGCAGACCCATGGCATAAGAAGCGTCACCATAAAAGGCGCCTGATACAACAGCAGTTTGTCGAGCTTTTAGCATCCCGTATTAAGCCTGGTGGCTATTTACACCTAGCAACCGATTGGCACAACTACGCCGAGCAAATGCTACTCGTTCTGAATCGAGAAGCGAGCTTGCAAAACACCTCTACTGCATGCATCCGTATTGAAACGTTTACTCGCGCCGATGTTGTTGATTCTGGCGCGGATGGCCCGGGTGAATCTAAAAACGAATTTACGCCCACCTTAAAAGATCTTGAGGGCGACCATCCCGGATATGCCGAGCGTCCCTCCTACAGACCCATTACCAAGTTTGAGAACCGCGGCATACGCTTGGGGCATGGCGTTTGGGATTTGGTGTATCGCAAGCGGTAA
- a CDS encoding type II toxin-antitoxin system HicA family toxin, with protein MKKWLELQGATFLPGKGSHLKVFLNGKQSTLPMHGTSELGKGLEAAIKRQLGLK; from the coding sequence ATGAAAAAGTGGCTAGAGCTACAAGGAGCTACTTTTTTACCTGGTAAAGGTTCTCATTTGAAGGTATTTTTAAATGGTAAACAATCTACTTTACCGATGCATGGAACAAGCGAATTGGGTAAAGGTTTAGAGGCTGCAATTAAGCGGCAACTCGGTTTGAAGTAA
- a CDS encoding type II toxin-antitoxin system HicB family antitoxin, producing MFNYPVTLTKDGDTILVRFRDIPEAITFGADKEEALLNAVDALETGLSFYVDSRKALPLPSKVRRGERTVSPTALECAKLGVYQAMTEQGIKKSELARRLGWHMPQVDRLFDLRHASKLDQIEAAALALGRHLEVRIAA from the coding sequence ATGTTTAACTATCCGGTAACACTGACAAAAGATGGTGACACTATCTTGGTACGCTTTCGGGATATACCAGAAGCAATTACGTTTGGCGCCGATAAAGAAGAGGCATTACTAAATGCAGTAGATGCTTTAGAAACAGGATTATCTTTTTATGTAGATTCTCGCAAGGCATTGCCATTGCCGAGCAAAGTAAGGCGGGGAGAGCGAACAGTATCCCCGACCGCTCTTGAATGTGCCAAATTAGGCGTTTATCAGGCAATGACAGAGCAGGGTATTAAGAAGTCGGAATTAGCCAGACGTCTGGGTTGGCATATGCCGCAAGTCGATCGCTTATTTGATTTGCGTCACGCATCTAAGCTTGATCAAATTGAGGCGGCGGCATTGGCACTTGGACGTCATCTTGAGGTTCGGATTGCTGCTTAA
- a CDS encoding NAD-dependent succinate-semialdehyde dehydrogenase, producing MSNSTIQSTLQNPALFQSDAWINGNWVGAASRFAVDNPANGEVIAQVSNLGATEAEAAIAAAEAALPAWRAKTAKERSAILRRWFDLIVANSDDLARILTLEQGKPLAEAKGEVAYGASFLEWFAEEAKRVAGSIPASTWNDKRMLVLKQPIGVCAAITPWNFPIAMITRKIAPALAAGCTIVIKPAEQTPLSALALAELSRQAGIPAGVVNVVTGDANHSVLIGKALCSSPIVRHLSFTGSTEVGRILMAQCAPTIKKLGLELGGHAPFIVFEDADIDAAVAGAMASKYRNAGQTCVCANRFYVHSKVIDAFTERFAKAVQTLTVGNGLDTGVMQGPLIDKAALTKVEEHVADALAKGAKLVTGGKVAAIGGHFYEPTILSHITTTMRISSEETFGPVAPIMAFDDDAEVVRLANQSPFGLASYFYSRDIGRIWNVAEALEYGIVGVNSGAVSNEVGPFGGVKQSGLGREGSVWGMDEYLEMKYVCVGL from the coding sequence ATGTCCAATTCCACTATTCAATCCACCTTACAAAACCCTGCCTTGTTCCAATCCGACGCCTGGATCAATGGCAATTGGGTTGGGGCGGCTTCGCGCTTTGCAGTGGACAACCCAGCAAACGGCGAAGTAATTGCGCAGGTGAGTAATTTAGGCGCTACTGAGGCTGAAGCAGCAATTGCGGCGGCCGAGGCAGCCCTGCCAGCCTGGCGGGCTAAAACCGCAAAAGAGCGCTCTGCTATTTTGCGCCGCTGGTTTGATTTGATTGTCGCCAATAGTGATGATTTGGCCCGGATCTTGACCTTAGAGCAAGGCAAACCCCTTGCCGAGGCCAAAGGCGAAGTCGCCTATGGTGCTAGCTTTTTAGAGTGGTTTGCCGAAGAAGCCAAGCGGGTGGCCGGCAGCATTCCGGCCAGCACCTGGAACGATAAACGCATGCTGGTGCTAAAGCAGCCGATTGGCGTGTGCGCAGCCATTACCCCATGGAACTTTCCGATTGCAATGATTACCCGCAAGATTGCCCCTGCTTTAGCGGCAGGCTGCACGATTGTGATTAAGCCCGCCGAGCAAACCCCCTTATCCGCCCTGGCTTTGGCTGAACTCAGTCGCCAAGCCGGCATACCCGCCGGCGTGGTTAATGTGGTGACCGGGGATGCAAACCATTCCGTCCTGATTGGCAAGGCTCTGTGCAGCTCGCCGATTGTGCGCCACCTCTCCTTTACCGGCTCGACTGAAGTCGGCCGTATTTTGATGGCGCAGTGCGCCCCAACGATTAAAAAGCTCGGCCTGGAGCTGGGTGGCCACGCCCCCTTCATTGTGTTTGAAGATGCTGACATTGATGCCGCGGTTGCTGGGGCCATGGCCTCCAAATACCGCAATGCCGGGCAGACCTGCGTCTGTGCCAACCGCTTTTATGTTCACAGCAAGGTTATCGATGCCTTTACCGAACGCTTTGCTAAAGCAGTACAAACCTTAACGGTTGGTAATGGTTTAGATACCGGTGTGATGCAAGGCCCCTTGATTGATAAAGCAGCACTCACCAAAGTTGAGGAGCACGTGGCCGATGCGCTTGCTAAGGGGGCAAAGCTGGTTACCGGTGGCAAGGTGGCTGCCATCGGGGGACACTTTTATGAACCCACGATTTTGTCTCACATCACAACAACGATGCGCATCAGCAGTGAAGAAACCTTTGGACCAGTGGCACCCATCATGGCCTTTGATGACGATGCCGAGGTTGTGCGCCTAGCCAACCAATCACCCTTTGGCCTAGCTTCTTACTTTTACAGCCGCGACATTGGCCGGATCTGGAACGTGGCGGAAGCACTGGAGTACGGTATCGTCGGCGTCAACAGCGGCGCAGTCTCCAATGAAGTGGGTCCCTTTGGGGGCGTCAAGCAATCGGGTCTTGGACGCGAAGGTAGCGTCTGGGGAATGGATGAGTATCTAGAGATGAAATACGTGTGCGTGGGGCTGTAA
- a CDS encoding lytic transglycosylase domain-containing protein, protein MRKRVDNVTTQLGTSQLALLALKLTPFLKAFSKNTWLAIVFLAIALWLTGPRTNAGAFEFARILVPSEARQLLLEYTQFEFANTESTAAFPSIAPAASAIPSSKIDLAALDAQFLKSDKERQAVANHLAAKYRISTAESLRYVSHAIEVANEVNLDPVLLLAIMATESSFNPNAQSRAGAQGLMQVLTRVHTEKFEPYGGVVAAFVPEANIRVGALILKACIAKAGSLEAGLRSYLGAPNASGGPNSYTYKVIAEREELNEVARNRSPKGSGNSNA, encoded by the coding sequence ATGAGAAAACGCGTAGACAACGTAACAACACAATTAGGCACTTCACAGCTTGCACTTCTTGCGCTGAAATTGACCCCCTTCCTAAAGGCGTTCAGCAAGAACACCTGGCTAGCCATTGTATTTTTGGCTATTGCCCTTTGGCTAACTGGTCCGCGCACCAATGCTGGAGCATTTGAGTTTGCACGCATTTTAGTGCCCAGTGAAGCGCGGCAATTGCTCCTGGAATACACCCAATTCGAATTTGCCAATACCGAATCCACAGCGGCATTTCCGTCGATTGCCCCTGCCGCATCGGCAATACCGAGCAGCAAGATCGACCTTGCTGCACTCGATGCCCAGTTTTTGAAGAGCGATAAAGAGCGCCAGGCGGTAGCCAACCACTTGGCAGCAAAGTACCGGATTAGCACGGCCGAGAGCTTGCGCTACGTAAGTCATGCCATCGAAGTAGCCAATGAGGTCAATTTAGACCCCGTGTTACTGCTGGCGATTATGGCAACCGAGTCCAGCTTTAACCCCAACGCCCAAAGTCGCGCAGGGGCCCAGGGCTTAATGCAGGTACTCACCCGCGTTCATACGGAAAAATTTGAGCCTTACGGCGGCGTTGTAGCAGCATTTGTGCCGGAGGCAAATATTCGGGTAGGTGCGTTAATTCTCAAAGCATGTATCGCCAAAGCTGGATCACTGGAGGCGGGTTTGCGCAGTTACCTTGGCGCCCCAAATGCCAGCGGCGGACCAAACAGCTATACCTACAAAGTGATTGCAGAGCGTGAAGAGCTCAATGAGGTAGCGCGTAATCGCTCCCCAAAGGGGTCGGGTAATTCGAACGCATAA
- the nusB gene encoding transcription antitermination factor NusB, which yields MPNKTPKPAEEGVSKAVAPKRSLTPRRRAREYALQGIYQWLVMRRAGSLGNAAAISKQLAEDPAFARCKLDLFEGLFKGVLDNADQLDSVIAPALDRPANELSPVEHAALLIGAYELAMDISVPYKVAINEAVELAKTFGGTDGHKYVNGVLDLLAQSLRTAETQAG from the coding sequence ATGCCGAATAAAACCCCAAAACCAGCCGAAGAAGGCGTTTCCAAAGCAGTAGCCCCCAAGCGCTCCTTAACGCCGCGCCGCCGCGCCCGTGAATACGCCCTGCAAGGAATCTATCAATGGCTCGTGATGCGCCGCGCTGGCAGCCTAGGTAATGCTGCAGCAATTAGCAAGCAGTTAGCAGAAGATCCTGCTTTTGCTCGTTGCAAGCTGGATTTGTTTGAAGGTTTGTTTAAGGGTGTTCTCGATAACGCTGATCAGCTCGATAGTGTGATTGCGCCTGCGCTCGATCGCCCTGCCAATGAGCTATCGCCCGTAGAGCATGCTGCTTTACTCATTGGCGCTTATGAACTAGCGATGGATATTTCTGTGCCGTATAAAGTAGCCATCAATGAAGCGGTGGAGCTAGCCAAAACCTTTGGCGGCACCGATGGCCATAAGTACGTCAACGGGGTGCTGGATCTATTGGCACAGTCCCTCAGAACAGCCGAGACCCAAGCGGGCTAA
- the ribH gene encoding 6,7-dimethyl-8-ribityllumazine synthase: MDDDNESRGVGILEADLNGQDMRIGIVQARFNEDHCNALSEACIAELIHLGVAQDDIRLVTVPGALEIPFALQKLAETGEFDGLVALGAVIRGETYHFELVSNESASGITRVSLESGLPIANGVLTCDTDEQADERVHIKGADCARAVVEMANLALALTPDLDIEINNAE; this comes from the coding sequence ATGGATGATGACAATGAAAGTCGTGGCGTTGGCATCTTAGAGGCCGATCTGAATGGCCAAGATATGCGCATTGGTATTGTGCAAGCGCGCTTTAATGAAGACCATTGCAATGCCTTAAGTGAAGCATGCATCGCCGAGTTAATTCACCTAGGGGTGGCGCAAGACGACATTCGATTGGTGACCGTTCCTGGCGCACTGGAAATTCCCTTTGCACTCCAAAAGCTGGCGGAGACAGGCGAGTTTGATGGTCTAGTTGCTTTGGGCGCTGTTATTCGGGGGGAGACCTACCATTTCGAATTGGTCTCCAATGAGTCTGCTTCTGGTATTACTCGGGTTAGCCTTGAGTCTGGTTTACCCATTGCCAATGGCGTATTAACCTGCGACACCGATGAGCAGGCCGATGAGCGTGTTCATATTAAGGGGGCTGACTGCGCACGTGCCGTCGTCGAGATGGCCAACCTTGCCTTAGCCCTAACGCCTGACCTCGATATTGAAATCAATAATGCCGAATAA
- the ribBA gene encoding bifunctional 3,4-dihydroxy-2-butanone-4-phosphate synthase/GTP cyclohydrolase II → MPTTSSAISPVTQGSLSSTQEIIAEMQAGRMIILVDEEDRENEGDLVLAADHVTPDAINFMAKYGRGLICLTLTRERCQQLNLPLMVRDNGTSMGTNFTVSIEAASGVTTGISAADRAHTIQTAVAPHAKPNDLVQPGHVFPLMAQPGGVLIRSGHTEAGCDLAALAHCSPTAVICEIMKDDGSMARLPDLLEFAKEHQLKIGSIADLIQYRSQNESIVVREGERTFSTPWGDFQGIVYRDTPSSCVHLALVKGKPMENIETLVRVHEPATVLDFLDSKESTHSWPLAHALQKIAAAPVGVAVLLNIAGVAAPSEASWLSQFHKLNKSVSPSENKTVGHKTDFRSYGIGAQILKDLHVGKMRLLAKPTPVPSLSGYKLEITGHIPFESA, encoded by the coding sequence ATGCCTACAACCTCATCCGCCATTTCTCCTGTCACGCAAGGCAGCCTCTCCTCGACCCAGGAGATCATTGCTGAAATGCAAGCGGGTCGCATGATCATTTTGGTTGACGAAGAAGATCGCGAGAACGAAGGCGATTTAGTTTTAGCAGCGGATCACGTCACCCCAGATGCCATTAACTTTATGGCCAAGTATGGGCGGGGTTTGATCTGCTTAACCCTCACGCGCGAACGCTGCCAGCAATTGAACTTACCTTTGATGGTGCGCGACAACGGCACGTCCATGGGCACGAACTTTACGGTCTCAATTGAAGCGGCCAGCGGCGTTACAACCGGTATCTCGGCAGCGGACCGCGCGCATACGATTCAGACGGCAGTCGCGCCCCACGCAAAACCAAATGACCTGGTGCAACCAGGCCACGTATTTCCGCTGATGGCGCAGCCAGGCGGAGTATTGATTCGGTCTGGCCATACTGAAGCCGGTTGCGATCTCGCTGCATTGGCACACTGCTCGCCGACCGCTGTCATTTGCGAGATTATGAAAGACGATGGCAGCATGGCAAGGCTGCCGGATCTCTTGGAGTTTGCTAAAGAACATCAATTGAAGATTGGCAGCATTGCCGACCTGATTCAGTACCGCAGTCAAAACGAGAGCATCGTTGTGCGCGAAGGTGAGCGTACCTTCTCTACACCATGGGGCGACTTTCAGGGAATTGTGTACCGCGATACCCCCAGCTCCTGTGTTCATCTGGCCCTCGTCAAGGGTAAGCCAATGGAAAACATTGAAACCTTAGTGCGCGTGCATGAGCCCGCAACCGTTCTGGATTTTTTAGACAGTAAAGAAAGCACCCACTCCTGGCCTTTGGCTCATGCCCTGCAGAAAATTGCAGCTGCTCCCGTAGGTGTTGCAGTCCTCTTGAATATTGCTGGCGTTGCCGCCCCATCGGAGGCGAGCTGGTTATCGCAGTTCCATAAACTCAATAAGAGTGTTTCGCCCAGCGAGAATAAAACCGTTGGTCACAAAACCGATTTTCGGAGTTACGGTATCGGCGCGCAAATTCTGAAAGACTTGCATGTGGGCAAGATGCGCTTACTAGCAAAGCCTACGCCTGTACCTAGCCTCTCCGGTTATAAACTTGAAATCACGGGGCATATCCCGTTTGAGTCGGCCTAA
- a CDS encoding type IV pilus modification PilV family protein has protein sequence MQKSRAAYLAGDRGFGLIEVVVAMALIAGAYIGVVEAYQRVLMQYRQIEVQRTELHRAQDQHERGSP, from the coding sequence ATGCAAAAGTCGCGTGCAGCCTACCTTGCCGGCGACAGGGGCTTTGGGCTGATTGAGGTGGTGGTGGCGATGGCCTTGATCGCTGGTGCTTACATCGGTGTGGTCGAGGCCTATCAGCGCGTACTAATGCAATACAGGCAAATCGAGGTCCAGCGTACCGAGCTACATCGGGCTCAGGATCAGCACGAGCGGGGCTCACCATGA
- a CDS encoding PilW family protein, translated as MTLLGCLVSMGLGIAVIAPMMQSSAVLVCKQTQLEKAWLVEHDAIRVLELMARSIRMAGYRKINSLGEYRQQHMAKVDYIGIEHRSGWNRSDFLWVKHESADGAEGDCLGNRVEQVSYGKAQSRTKKGLRYQGFFVQKAVGEHTGSLMCTSLDKQGRLQNTSLMNHIDSLHFNWVEYKTQQGQLAPAARSGIQIVLKTTLVEREFSRFVALRNTP; from the coding sequence ATGACTCTTTTAGGATGTTTGGTGAGTATGGGTTTGGGCATTGCAGTGATTGCGCCCATGATGCAGTCCAGCGCAGTACTTGTGTGCAAACAAACCCAACTCGAAAAAGCCTGGCTAGTGGAGCACGATGCGATTCGGGTGCTGGAGCTCATGGCCCGCTCCATTCGTATGGCGGGATACCGCAAGATCAATTCCTTGGGGGAGTACCGGCAACAGCACATGGCTAAAGTCGATTACATCGGTATTGAACACCGCAGCGGTTGGAATCGTTCTGATTTTCTGTGGGTAAAGCACGAATCAGCCGATGGCGCAGAAGGGGATTGCTTGGGTAACCGGGTTGAACAAGTTAGTTACGGAAAAGCCCAATCCAGAACCAAAAAGGGCTTGCGGTACCAAGGCTTTTTTGTACAAAAGGCAGTGGGCGAGCACACTGGATCGCTGATGTGTACCTCACTGGATAAACAAGGCCGACTCCAAAACACCAGCTTGATGAACCACATTGACTCACTCCATTTCAATTGGGTCGAGTACAAAACACAGCAAGGTCAGTTGGCTCCTGCAGCACGCAGTGGTATCCAAATTGTGCTCAAGACCACCCTGGTGGAGCGCGAGTTCAGTCGCTTTGTAGCGCTGCGTAATACTCCATGA